From a single Aspergillus puulaauensis MK2 DNA, chromosome 2, nearly complete sequence genomic region:
- a CDS encoding cytochrome P450 (COG:Q;~EggNog:ENOG410PM5X;~InterPro:IPR001128,IPR017972,IPR002401,IPR036396;~PFAM:PF00067;~SMCOG1034:cytochrome P450;~TransMembrane:1 (o23-41i);~antiSMASH:Cluster_2.13;~go_function: GO:0005506 - iron ion binding [Evidence IEA];~go_function: GO:0016705 - oxidoreductase activity, acting on paired donors, with incorporation or reduction of molecular oxygen [Evidence IEA];~go_function: GO:0020037 - heme binding [Evidence IEA];~go_process: GO:0055114 - oxidation-reduction process [Evidence IEA]), producing the protein MALADVCTSSISLFSLCKSLRNMSLNLFATALLFIIVALAISRLRSRNKPPLPPGPKGWPLIGHLRAAAVDKHKYWYQLGQQYGPLSSVKVANLTFIIINSHDVAHDLIVKRFANYSGRARLPFIELLDESAPWTSKLILTRQYGPEYRLHRRMLESGMTATYADRFHGLMELETCQLVNDLLVDKDCRTVGISSVLLFKHIERVQTSFVIGGTYGFRTPHRLDPNLVTIIKSSHDSNDIAVSQTLLNFFPVLKSLPKFLSPYYKAAAKVRDYTAPWVHGHLITALERPGWNLAKQSYAIGMKDGSTPREVEVNLESNVYGGVETSPRELMWVVVAAITQRTSVRKVQAQLDEVVGPNRLPNFIDRPKLTYVDAFLREVMRWRPIMADSIPHRVESDDIYNGYLIPANALIMPNAWGINRDTKYFGDDVEEFIPERWFTNRDVKNGSLRHDLPTPVFGYGRRTCAGKRIAEDGMYMQMARLLWAFDFKEVDGEPVNPNADLRHTFTVPPAPFKVKLMPRRTSVRDVVTKEWRECETDVPKLLGQMDEKYLSMKSED; encoded by the coding sequence ATGGCTTTAGCAGACGTCTGCACTTCCTCCATATCTCTATTCTCTTTGTGCAAAAGCCTCCGCAACATGTCTCTGAACCTGTTCGCTACGGCCCTCCTGTTTATCATTGTGGCCTTGGCGATCTCAAGGCTACGCTCCCGAAATAaacctcctctcccccctGGACCAAAGGGGTGGCCTCTCATCGGGCACCTCCGTGCAGCGGCGGTGGACAAGCATAAGTACTGGTACCAGTTAGGTCAGCAGTACGGGCCGCTGTCATCGGTGAAGGTGGCCAATTTgaccttcatcatcatcaactccCACGATGTCGCCCACGATCTCATCGTCAAGAGGTTCGCCAACTATAGCGGCCGGGCCCGGCTACCCTTTATCGAGCTCCTGGACGAGTCGGCGCCCTGGACCAGTAAGCTGATCCTCACGCGGCAGTATGGCCCAGAATACCGCCTGCATCGACGGATGCTTGAGTCCGGAATGACCGCCACATATGCGGATCGTTTCCATGGCCTGATGGAGCTCGAGACCTGCCAGCTCGTGAACGATCTCCTGGTGGATAAGGACTGTCGCACTGTCGGAATTAGCAGCGTCCTACTCTTCAAGCACATCGAGCGAGTCCAGACCAGTTTCGTCATCGGGGGGACGTACGGCTTCCGCACCCCTCACCGTCTGGACCCCAACCTCGTCACCATAATCAAGAGCTCCCACGATTCCAACGACATCGCCGTGTCTCAGACACTGCTCAACTTCTTTCCGGTCCTGAAGTCTCTTCCCAAGTTTCTCTCCCCGTACTACAAGGCCGCGGCCAAGGTGCGCGACTACACCGCGCCCTGGGTCCACGGACACCTGATCACGGCCCTGGAACGCCCCGGATGGAATCTGGCCAAGCAGTCGTACGCCATCGGCATGAAGGATGGCTCGACTCCGCGTGAAGTCGAGGTCAATCTCGAGTCCAACGTCTACGGCGGTGTCGAGACGTCCCCCCGTGAGCTCATGTGGGttgtcgtcgccgccatcaccCAGCGCACCTCAGTCCGCAAGGTCCAGGCCCAGCTAGACGAGGTCGTCGGCCCAAACCGCCTCCCGAACTTCATCGATCGCCCCAAGCTGACCTATGTCGACGCCTTTCTGCGCGAGGTCATGCGCTGGCGgcccatcatggccgactCCATCCCCCACCGTGTCGAGAGCGACGACATCTATAATGGGTATCTCATCCCCGCCAACGCCCTCATAATGCCTAACGCGTGGGGGATCAATCGGGACACCAAGTACTTTGGCGACGACGTCGAGGAGTTCATCCCCGAGCGTTGGTTCACCAACCGGGATGTGAAGAACGGCTCTCTCCGGCATGACCTGCCCACACCTGTCTTCGGCTACGGACGACGTACCTGCGCCGGGAAACGCATCGCCGAGGACGGCATGTACATGCAAATGGCGCGTCTGCTGTGGGCATTTGATTTCAAGGAGGTCGACGGTGAGCCCGTCAACCCGAACGCTGATCTCCGCCACACCTTCACCGTGCCGCCGGCGCCGTTCAAAGTGAAGCTTATGCCGCGGCGGACATCGGTGCGGGATGTGGTAACGAAGGAGTGGCGAGAGTGTGAGACGGACGTGCCGAAGCTCCTAGGCCAGATGGACGAGAAGTATCTGAGTATGAAGTCCGAGGATTAG
- a CDS encoding Zn(II)2Cys6 transcription factor (COG:K;~EggNog:ENOG410PGYQ;~InterPro:IPR036864,IPR007219,IPR001138;~PFAM:PF00172,PF04082;~TransMembrane:1 (i249-268o);~antiSMASH:Cluster_2.13;~go_function: GO:0000981 - DNA-binding transcription factor activity, RNA polymerase II-specific [Evidence IEA];~go_function: GO:0003677 - DNA binding [Evidence IEA];~go_function: GO:0008270 - zinc ion binding [Evidence IEA];~go_process: GO:0006351 - transcription, DNA-templated [Evidence IEA];~go_process: GO:0006355 - regulation of transcription, DNA-templated [Evidence IEA]): MDHYPDASSRSSRSGSSSSPAEAPPHSAFNSHIRTSCDSCKRLKIKCEKQGDNCAHCLNRGVTCVTTLVERKKRQPTRSTSLLDIESRIKRMESVISASGLDTQSNSVAASSPVASESPLASPTKLIDRLSTLVISGEGKTRFFGGASGLTLFSPQGLDWIAEKTGSDELSRFIHTLATDVHTPPEKTATELYRPLFASEREPYPPKHIADRYVDYFFASYNNLSPLYDKAAFERSYELQYSGHPPKGLAWYASLNIVLCLGCLLLQVRDKSNTSENPESKVWRKYLRNASGCLLDLIFEEGSLEAVQALVGMAVVHQVHLEPQAVHILVAAAGRLSYGIGLHRDLKDRGISEAEVIQRRNVFWVVYTMDKTVALRLGHPSVMNDDDIGIHLPLQEHPCEVQPDGATTKVDMFRYRVQLARLESRVYSKLYSARGQTRSPLERLRLVGELDKTLIEWKQKLPVEIQPEQPIHCPADLVLPTILMHFAYFNCLTIIHRVSIHHGSWTSTHYSRHENTLQDDRHLNPRVYASEAICLTAARQSIQLLKSVDFETRAVDKSSLWMLLYYPLSNLLTLFANTLQNPQDPEARSDLKLMDIVISLLSEPAFHVNVPTANAARLFVELGNITRKLVKKTNSNATKPAKRARDEYDHKQDKSQPSAQGPHVPETLAELENSGHQSGSMPHIARVTNNGDNLTASSLDSHFFGDIVQQHISNTLHPFYPSDTIEDDLFTMSNTPMFSDNAMPYLDATSFTPLMSEYFEWDLANLWSSDQGH; this comes from the exons ATGGACCATTATCCCGATGCCAGCTCACGAAGCTCACGCAgcggctccagctcctctcccGCTGAAGCTCCCCCACATTCTGCTTTCAACTCACACATTCGCACCTCATGTGACTCGTGCAAGCGACTGAAG ATCAAATGCGAAAAGCAAGGCGACAACTGCGCCCATTGCCTCAATCGCGGGGTAACATGTGTAACGACATTGGTTGAGCGCAAGAAGAGGCAGCCGACAAG GTCCACTTCCCTCCTCGACATTGAGAGCCGTATCAAGCGCATGGAATCGGTTATCTCCGCCTCTGGCTTGGACACTCAGAGCAACTCGGTTGCAGCGTCCTCGCCAGTGGCGTCCGAGTCCCCTCTCGCAAGTCCTACCAAGTTGATTGATCGATTGTCGACTCTTGTGATCAGTGGGGAAGGAAAGACTCGATTCTTTG GTGGCGCATCCGGATTGACTCTCTTTTCACCACAGGGACTTGATTGGATCGCCGAAAAAACGGGCTCCGATGAATTATCACGATTTATACATACTCTCGCAACCGATGTGCATACCCCTCCCGAGAAGACCGCCACCGAACTCTACCGTCCGCTTTTCGCTTCTGAGAGAGAACCCTATCCACCTAAACATATCGCGGACCGCTACGTTGATT ACTTCTTTGCGTCGTATAACAACCTTTCTCCATTGTACGATAAGGCGGCTTTCGAACGGAGCTACGAACTTCAGTACTCCGGACATCCGCCGAAGGGACTCGCTTGGTATGCTTCGCTGAATATTGTTCTCTGTCTTGGTTGTCTACTCCTACAGGTGCGCGACAAGAGCAACACGTCTGAAAATCCAGAGAGCAAAGTCTGGAGAAAGTACCTTCGCAATGCTAGTGGTTGTTTGCTCGATTTAATATTCGAAGAAGGTAGCCTAGAAGCGGTACAAGCTTTAGTCGGAATG GCTGTTGTGCACCAAGTACATCTAGAACCGCAGGCCGTTCATATCCTAGTAGCAGCGGCCGGGCGTTTGTCTTACGGAATCGGTCTCCACCGGGACCTAAAAGACCGGGGCATTAGCGAAGCTGAAGTTATTCAAAGAAGAAATGTGTTTTGGGTTGTCTACACTATGGACAAGACCGTTGCTTTACGCCTAGGACACCCTTCTGtgatgaatgatgatgatatcggTATTCATCTGCCGCTTCAGGAGCACCCATGTGAGGTACAGCCTGATGGGGCAACTACTAAGGTGGACATGTTTCGATATCGTGTTCAACTAGCAAGACTTGAGAGCCGCGTCTATTCAAAGCTATACTCAGCTCGAGGTCAAACTAGATCGCCTTTGGAACGACTGAGACTAGTTGGTGAACTGGACAAGACGCTCATAGAATGGAAACAAAAGCTACCCGTAGAGATCCAGCCAGAGCAGCCCATACATTGTCCCGCAGATTTGGTATTGCCGACCATTTTGATGCATTTTGCATATTTCAACTGTCTTACGATCATTCATCGCGTTTCCATACACCATGGCTCATGGACGAGCACCCATTATAGCCGACACGAAAATACCTTGCAAGATGACCGACACCTCAATCCCCGCGTGTATGCAAGTGAAGCAATTTGTCTAACAGCTGCAAGACAGTCTATCCAGCTTCTGAAGTCAGTCGACTTTGAAACTCGAGCGGTTGACAAAAGCAGTCTCTG GATGCTTCTCTACTACCCCCTTTCCAACCTTTTGACACTCTTCGCCAATACTCTTCAGAATCCCCAGGATCCGGAGGCCCGTTCAGATCTCAAGCTCATGGACATCGTTATTTCGTTACTTTCGGAGCCCGCTTTCCATGTCAACGTACCTACGGCTAACGCGGCTCGCCTATTCGTAGAGTTGGGCAATATTACGAGAAAACTAGTCAAAAAGACCAACTCCAATGCAACAAAGCCGGCTAAGCGTGCTCGAGATGAATATGACCATAAACAAGACAAATCTCAGCCATCAGCTCAAGGGCCTCACGTGCCTGAGACCTTAGCAGAGTTAGAGAACTCCGGACACCAAAGTGGTTCTATG CCACATATTGCAAGGGTCACAAACAATGGCGACAATTTAACAGCCTCGTCCCTCGATTCGCATTTCTTTGGAGACATCGTCCAGCAGCACATCAGCAATACATTGCATCCTTTCTACCCGTCTGATACAATCGAGGACGATCTATTTACCATGTCTAACACACCCATGTTTTCGGACAATGCAATGCCATATTTGGATGCTACTTCATTCACGCCATTAATGTCCGAATACTTCGAGTGGGATCTGGCCAACTTATGGAGTTCTGATCAGGGCCACTAA